The region CTGTCGGGGCCGCAGGGGGAAAGCACGGGCGAGGAGCTGCCCTGGGACTCCCCGCTGCAGCGCATCTTGGCCGAGCTGAACCGCATCCCTAGCAGCCGGCGACGGGCGGCGCGCCTCTTCGAGTGGCTCATTGCGCCCATGCCGCCGGACCATTTCTACCGGCGCCTGTGGGAGCGCGAGGCAGTGCTGGTGCGGCGGCAGGACCAGAGCTACTACCAGGGTCTTTTCTCAACCGCCGACCTCGACTCCATACTGCGCAACGAGGAGGTGCAATTCGGGCAGCACCTGGACGCCGCGCGCTACGTCAATGGGCGGCGCGAGACCTTGAACCCTCCCGGCCGCGCCCTGCCCGCCGCCGCGTGGTCCTTGTACCGGGCCGGCTGCTCCCTGCGCCTCCTCTGTCCGCAGGCTTTCTCCACCACCGTGTGGCAGTTTTTGGCCGTGCTCCAGGAGCAGTTCGGAAGTATGGCAGGCTCCAACGTTTACCTTACTCCCCCCAACTCGCAGGGTTTTGCCCCCCACTACGACGACATCGAGGCTTTCGTGCTGCAGCTGGAAGGTAGGAAACTCTGGCGGGTCTACAGACCGCGGGTGCCGACCGAGGAACTGGCCCTGACGTCCAGCCCCAACTTCAGCCAGGACGACCTCGGAGAGCCGGTGCTGCAGACGGTGCTGGAACCTGGAGATTTGCTCTATTTCCCCCGAGGTTTCATTCACCAAGCCGAATGCCAGGATGGGGTGCACTCTCTGCACTTGACCTTGTCCACATACCAGCGCAATACTTGGGGCGACTTCCTGGAGGCTGTACTGCCCCTGGCAGTGCAGGCCGCAATGGAGGAAAATGTGGAGTTTCGTAGGGGGCTGCCCCGAGACTTTATGGATTACATGGGGGCCCAGCATTCGGATTCCAAGGATCCGCGAAGAACTGCTTTCATGGAGAAGGTGCGGGTCCTGGTTGCCCGCTTGGGACACTTTGCCCCAGTTGATGCTGTGGCTGACCAGCGAGCCAAAGACTTCATCCACGATTCTCTGCCCCCTGTGTTGACTGACAGGGAGAGGGCACTAAGCGTTTATGGGCTCCCAATTCGCTGGGAGGCTGGAGAACCTGTAAACGTGGGAGCCCAGTTGACAACAGAAACAGAAGTGCACATGCTTCAGGATGGTATAGCTCGGCTGGTGGGTGAGGGGGgccatttgtttctttattacACAGTGGAGAACTCCCGAGTTTATCACCTGGAAGAGCCTAAGTGCTTGGAGATATACCCCCAGCAAGCTGATGCCATGGAACTCTTGCTTCGCTCCTACCCAGAGTTTGTGCGAGTAGGGGACTTGCCCTGTGACACTGTGGAGGACCAGCTTTCCTTGGCAACCATGTTATATGATAAGGGGCTGCTGCTCACCAAGATGCCTCTAACCTGAACTAGTTACTCACTAAATGCCAGAAATAAAACAGTAGTGGTTCTCTCCCACCATCTTTTGAGGgagaaaactcattttcttaCTTGATACCCATCAGTGTGTTCATATTTACCTTTATGACTGCCTCAGTATCATAGAAGTCAGACCGTCTTCTAGGAGACACCTCCTCACCTAGGCACAGAAGTAAAagcaggagttggagatggaaaAAGGAGCCTTTTCTGCAGGAGTAACTTGATTCCTGATCATTTGAGAGACCAACTTCTTCATCACCCTCAGGCTTCAGAGTACTGTGTGGGATTTGCTGTGTTATTCTGCTTGAGACATCAAAAGGTTTTACTTGGAATTTGCATCCTTCATCTGAGTTCTCTTTCGTCAGTTTGTGGGGAGGGTTGGGTTCAGTTTCCTGTTTGTTACTGTGAGTTTGTGGGAATGTTAGAAAAGTTATTAAATTGCCagagttttccttttctgaggCTAGATTATTGTGTGGCATGGTCTGAAGAAATGTGGGAGGAGGAGGGTAGGTACGGGAAAACTGCAATGGCTGAGGCGCAAGGTAACTTAGGGTGGATGTAGGATTGGGACCAATTTTGCAACCCTAGGGGTAATTGATTCATTTTAATCATGCTCCTTGAACCCCAAACAGCACAATCCTATTAGAAAAGTTATGAGtatattatgttttttaaagggTATTATGTTTTTGCTCAGTGCTTGCTTGCATCAGTGGCTGGCGCTGCTGCTAAAACAGGCAGCATGTCACTAGCTGTGCTGTCATAGGCCACAGTCAGCCAGCTTGTAGCAGGCTGGCCGTGAGGGAACGCTGCTGTTCAAGTTACTTTctactcttatttttttctggtagTTGAAAGAAACTTCCCCAAATCTGGCAAATGAATATTCTCATGGTTGGTGGAAGAGAGCCTGGTGTACCAGAGGGAGCACTGGACTTGGAaccagaaaacctgggtttgggGTGGTGGCTGGTGGGCAGCTAGCTGGCTGAATGacctgaggctgctgctgctatgcCTGGGCACActtcattttatgttttggtaCAGCTTGATGTCTCCACCTCATCATTTTAGGTTGTATCTGGAACTTTTAAGATCATTTTGCCATGAGTGCTAAGTTTCAGTTATATAAAGTTGAGAACTTGATGAAgtctttttttaagttgcaaaaGCCTAGATTACATGAGAGTACATCTCAGCCTATTCAAGTTTAAGCTTCGAGGCTTTTTCTGAGTGCTTAGCCAGACAtacagcagttttttttttctaaggtgTCCTTTTTTTTGACCTCACTTTCAAATTGGTTCAGAGCTACATCATTCATTTTTCTAAAGGGATCAGATAGCAAAATCAAAATCCAAGGGGCAAGGAAAAGATAACAGACTGAGATGGTggccaagaagaaagagaagtatCCTTTCCTGGCTCTCATCCTACAGGGCTCACAACTAAGTCCCCAGACCTCCAGTCCTGAAAAGGCTTGTTAAGGGAATCAAGGCATAGGACTAATTCCTAGAAAACCTACCCTGAAAATTTTCTTGGAGAAAAGTATGGAGCTTCAGTGGTTTTTGCCCTTCTTTGGGTTGCACATAAACACGTTTTGCTTCCTCCTTCGCTTTTCTTACGGCTGCCTCAATCTTGAATACTTTCTGTATCAACAGTTCCTTTTGGCTTAGTGTTTGAATCTGAAACAGAACagatgatgattaaaaaaaactcttaTCAGGCTGCAGATCATCAAAAAGTGTTAATGAAGTAACATATTGCATCATGCTTATTAATATTAGGTGGTACCTAAAATGCCTGAAAACATTGTTCTCTTGTGATGTTGGTTGGACATTTTTACACCTGTTAATGAAAAAACCACTTGTTAATGAAAAATGTACTTTAGCTTTTGGGCATGATGAATCTGCTAAGAAATGCCTGATGTGAAATTGGTTTTGTGAATTATCTTTAGAAAGaatgttttgcctttttaaaagtattcttcCCCTCTACTCATCTCTGCCAGCAGCTTTGAAAAACTAGAACCATCTGTTTAGCTAGTGTTCCTTTGGGGAAAGAGCCCAGATTAGGAATTAAGAgaaatttagaaggaaaaagaaaatctagggGGCCAGCTTCAATCCCTCATTCCTTCTTTATACCCATCTGCAAAAAAGAAGGAACTTGGGTTTAGAGAATGGTGAGGAGAACACGGGAAGGAAGGAAACAGTAtttcagaaacaacaacaaactgatcTCAGTGGCTACCTGATGGGACTAATAGGCTGCTGTTTGTCGTTTTGTTATTAGGATTTTATAATCCTGTCTTGCACAGATGTGTTTTGTATCTTCTGTTTTCTGTGGGATTGTAGAAAATATTTCTACAATTAGAAATATTGAAAGTGTATCTACATGCTTGGGGAAGGGGCGGGGAAGGGAGTCTGAGAAACTGTTTAGTcttgattcttttgcgaccccatggactgtagcctgccaggctcctcggcccatggactttctcaggcaagaatactggagtgggttgccatttccttcttcagggaatctctgctacccagagatggaacctgcatctcctgctttggcaggcagattctttaccactgagccatcgggagGAACTCTTGAGAACCCTGAATTTTTTCTTGAAAACAGCTTATACTTATCTACCCTGTTCCTGATCTCCTGAAGCATTTCTTGGTTTCCTTCATTTTCTAAGTTGAGTATCTTCATTGCATGGTGAATTTCTCTGAAAGGTAAAAAGGACTTCTTAGGTTAAATCTTCCTATCCTTGAAAGCATGCAGGTGGAAAATACAGCACTTGGAATCAGACAAGAATCCTAAGTTCCAGTCTCAACTGTGCAGTTTTGCTGAGCTTTATTTGCAAAGCTGGTATGATGCTTAGCTTACAGGGgtgttctgtagtttttgagatgaCGTATTTGAAGGTACTATTAGAtaatgtttattgaacaccttTATGACAGGTACTAACATGTTATCTCCTTAATCACCACCACTTACCCATATGGTAGACTACCATTTGCATCTGATACATGAAAAAATGGGCTCAGAGAATTAACTTACCCAAGCTCACATAGCTAGTACATATCTGAGCTGGGGTTCAAATCCTGCTCTTTTGGACTCCAAAGCCTGTTGTCACTAAGCAGGCACTTGATAAATGTTAATTGAATTAAAAAACCACCTGGAATGCTGAACAAATACGTAAACTACATGAGCCTCACTTTCAATCTAATTTAGTTCTGTTTTTCTGTTGCCTACGTGGATAAGTAGATGAATGGCATGCATAAGCCTGTGGTTTTCACAGCTGTTAAGCAGCCTGAAGAGTCAAGGACATAGTATGTTAACAAGATTGGAAGAATTGGCAGTACAAGAGGTCTTGGCAAGAACCAGAGGTTAGTGCTTACTTCAGAACAGCCTCATGGTCCTCTAGGAGCAGCACATCGAGGAAGGTGTCCCTGACCCGGTCTCCTTGAAGTTTGAGGGCTAGGATGCTCCGGCAAGCCTCTAGTCGTACACCTGGTGATTCTTCATAGTGGACAGCCCAGAGCAGGAGGTCTGTCAGCTGGGGACTCACACAGCCGATTTGCCCCAAAGCTGCAGAGATTAGAGGGCATGTCCCACTGTCACTTAAGACTGAGTTGGCTGTGTCCTAGCATCCAGAAGTGGCCTTACTAGTAATTACTAAGAAAAAATAGGCAACCACTTgctaaattaaatattataaaaactaaGTATATTGTCTTTGAAAagtggtgaaagtcactcagtcgtatctgactctttgcgaccccatggactatacagtccctggaattctccagaccagaatattagagtgggtagcctttccctttctccagagtatcttcccaacccagggatcaaacccaggtctcccacattgcaggtggattctttaccagctgagccacaagggaagcccagggatactggagtgggtagcctatcccttctccagtggatatctTCCCTTTTAGATGACAATCAGTATTTTAGGAATCCTCTAGAGAATTCCTCGGAGGGGGATATTCAATACCATTCTCATCCATTAGGATGTGAGAATACACTAATGTATTTACCTAGGGATGAGATATGGGATAGATAACTTAAGACCAGCCTAGTCAGGTAAGGGGAAAGGAAGGTATAGTTATACTTCATGGCTCTACCCAGAGCTGATTCTCATAGGGACCTGCCAGACTATCAGAAAGAAGCAATGTCAAAGATCCCTAAAAAGAAGCTCCGAAATTTGAGGGCAGGATTTTAGGTTTGTAGCAGTCTTAAATCTGGTCTGACTTTTACGGAGTCCTATGGTTGACACCTCTACAGAAAGCAAGTATATCCAATAGCAGATACCTACTTGGAACTCATACCCAACAGTTGGCAGGGACTACCTTGTCAGTCCTCTACCACAACATAGACATAGACCTAGACTCAGGATCCTTAACTAAAAATTGAaggaaatgatttttaatttcttctgagaAGCTGTGatcatcccctcccttcccctctaccCTCTTCCTAAAGAGATTCTGGGGATCCTCTATAAAATATGGGAAGGTATTAGAGGTAGAGGAGTTGGAGCCACTGCCATAATACCTCGAATGGCAAAGGCCTTGATTTTCCAGCAGGGATCTCCCTGTATCAGATTCAGAAGGCATTCAAGGACCTAGGACGGATAAAAGGCAGTGTTAAGTGGAGAGAATAAGAGCAAGAATGGACAGGGTCTGCTCTTCTCTAAAATGTGCTTTAACTGGAAAAGTGATCTATCAAATCTAGTGACAAATGAGCTGGAGCCAGAAGTACCAGCATACACACAGTGCTCTCTCCTGTCTAGAGGCTGATTTTCCCAGCTCACAGATCTCTGGCCGTATAGGCTGCTTTTGAGTACCTCCGTCAGGTTTTCCTCTAATAACTAGAGATTTTAACTCCATCCACTGGAGTTGATCCCAAAGCCTGTGAGCACACATAATGAGAAGCTGGTTAACTGAGGTGAGAACAGGATTCAGGGGTGTGCTCTAGAGTGAGTCTAGGCTGGCTTGGAGCTATGTGTGGTCCTAACTGTTTGTGTGGCCTGTATATCTCCTCACCTTCCTGTTCTGATCTCTCATTCTGTGTCCCTACAGAACGGTGAGTGATCTGTGTATGAGGGGAGCACAGAGTAATGTCCTCTTGGGTTAATCAGGTAAGAAGAGTACATGTCTCCTTGACTCACCATATTATCACGGATCTGCAGGGCACCAGCTGCCAAACAAGCTGCCCGCCGAACTGCCATGAAGTCATCAGAGAAGCAGTTCAGAAAGCTTGGGAGAAGCTTGGTGGTCATAAGCTTGAGCCCACAAATCAGGTAGAGGGCTTCCACACGCTCCTGGAAATTTCCTTGACCCAGCTTGATTCTGTAAGGCACAGGTgcttttattttccctcaaactttttccattcctttctttaCCCCTACTACCTCCAGTGCCCTCAGGCTGAAATCTAGCTTCTGTAGGCTCGCCATTATCCACTCCCACCCTTTCCTAGTTAGCCTTATCCCCATTAATTTGTTTCACCAGGTAGAGACCTCAACTGTTTTATTTACTTGAATCTCTATTACCTAGCATATGCTAGATGCTAAGCCctgttgaatgactgaataaagaaAACTTGAAACATACACTTCTTGCTTCAGTCAAGCTCTCTTCTCGTGCCTTCACATTGTGTCACTCTCATTTCAGTTTTTGGCTTCCAGTATGGAATGTCTTACCTTCTCTCTGCTTATGTAGTCTTATCCATCCTTCATGAAACTTGACCTTGCTAGGCATTTGTGTATCTTGTATAATCAGAATCATGTTATACGTTTGAACTCTCAAGACATCTAAAACAGTGCCTAAACACGTAATGGGCATTCAATTAATGGTTCTTCCCTTAGCTACATTCTCAGTATCTATAGGGactgttaactttttattttattaaaaaaaaaaaatctgcagtggATCTTGTACAAGGCTGAGCATACTGAGCAGCTCAAcaaatgccatttctttctccatattgACAAGGTCTTACCTGATTGTGTCATGCACCTCTTTTCCAAGGTTCATTTGCCCCAGAGCTTGGGCAGCTGCTTGTCTCACTTTCTTATTCCAGTCACTCGACATCAGCTGGATCAACTTATGTTTCATATCCTATAAATAGGTATAATAGTTAGATACCATTTATCAGTGCATCAGTTTtgtatgttcagttgctaactcggGTCTGAATCATttagaccctgtggactgtagcctgccaggctcctctgtccaggggatttcccaggcaagaatactggcgtgggttgccatttcctccttcaggggatcttcccaacccagggactgaacccttgtcttctgcattggcaggcggattgtttaaccactgaaccacctgggaatcccattttGTAATTGGCACTGTACTCATAAGCAGTTTTACCCATCACTTAATCCTCCCAAATAACCCCATACAGCAGATAACTAGCACTTACAGGTGACAAAATGGAGGCTTAGATTTCTTACTCATGGTTAACATGTTGAGTCCTGGAGCCAGCACTCAGATCCAGGCCTATTTTTGAAGCTCGTGCTTTAAACTAACCAAACTATATTGTCAGCTGCACTTGAGACTCTTAAAATTTGAAGGTGATACATTAGTAGGGTGACCACCTCATCCCAATTTGCCTGGGCAAGTCCTATGTACTAGACCAGCTAGGACCTTTGGCCACCCTGTGTGTTAGTATATCTCGCAAAGCAGAAGGGATAAACATGACTTGGTGATTAGGTAATGTGCCCTAAGCTATTCTCCCTCCTTGAAATAGCTCCCTTTCCACCCTTAATACCTGATGTTTTCCTATTCTTTTAGGGTTTACCTCAAAAGGCTGTCCTCAGAGAACTCACCTCTCCCTTCTGTAAGCAATAGGAAATCCCCATAATACTTTACCACTACCTCTGTTACAGCTGTTTACATGTAACATTTAGCAAGAGAAGACATGTTATCTTTGCATACCCAGTGCTAGCTACCTGCCTAACATGTAAAATGTGGTCAGAAACTGCAGGCTCACTGAATAAGTGAAAGAACTGATGGACATGTTGTTTAACCCCATCAGTCTGATGTGATGGTCTCATCTTTACCCCATCCCCTGTTTGCATGGCTTTTTACTTCCAATAGGCCATCCTGAGTGACAAGTGCTGAGAAGGTGAATGTGCAAATGAATCAGATGTTGTTAAAAAGACATTgttaaatgcagattctgactgaATTGACCCGGGGTGAGATTTTTGCCTTTCCAGCAAATTCCCAAGTGATACCTGTGCTGCTGTTCCCGGACTTTAGCAGCAAGGTCCAGGCAGAATTAACCCAGACTAGaatgacccagggatagaacctgggtctccttcattgcaggcagattctttaccatccaagccaccagggaagtccagaattaTACTGACTATACTGACTGGCTAAGTTCTGTGCTTTCCATGTCAAAATTCAAGGGTCAAAAACAGCAGTGTTCTGGGCCATTGTGGAGTTGCCTGGTGTTACAAggaaaagatcatggcatatagGAAGAAGGGGAAACGCCCATTTGGACAGCtgaagttgattttaaaataatggcaAGAAGGAGGTCAGTTGAAAGCCTAGATGATGGTCAGGGTTTCCCATTCCTGGAAGTCTTTCCTTAATTCTAAGTCTTGCTCAGCTGTCCCACACGCCTTCACAGAACTTTACTAAGTTCAGCCCATACTAACGTCTCTCTGAAGAGTTTTAAGAGAGTACATTACACTTATCTCTTGTTCTTGAATCATTTGTATGTGTTGATCTTGTTACTCCAATACTAATGTCAGCTCTTTGAAAGTGGGGACTATGGTGACAGATACTTATAAAGTACCTTTATGTGGAGGCGATGTCAAATTACTATAAAAAGtttctaaacttttaaaatttttattctttgcttaTTTCACTGTAGATAGGTTACAGTTTGTGGACTCCCACCAGGCTGAGAAGCAGTGGCTTAAGTAACAACGATATGTTGGCATGTGAAGATAATTCTGGGTTAGGACTAAGAGGCAGCAACATGGGAAGAATGGGAAGTAAGAATGGGAAACTAGATAGCAGCAAAAAGTGGAAAAGCTCCCGAGCCCAGTTTTGCTTAGACCTTCTGTcctggaaacagaaagagaaggctTACCAAACTGACATTTCCACCAATCCGGGAGAGAGCCCGGCAGGCCACAATGCGGTCTTTCCACTGATGGCTATTCAGCTCCACAGCAAGCATGGTATGTATCAGGGTCTGAAGAAATAGAAGACTTGTATGGAGACCCATGGTCACTTTTAGAGATGCTGGGACCTTAAAGAAGTTATATCCTAATCTGGCATCCAGCATGATTAATGTCACAAACACATGGGATGCTTGTTGCTAGCAAAGTAAAGAGTGGGTTTACAGTGGGGCCCTCTTCCATCCAAGCCAACTGATGTCAAGGAAAAAATACAGATTAGTAATCTGAACAGAAAATTCCTGGGGCCTTCTTGATTTAACTATCTTTCCCCCTAAAATGGTTTGTATATGCCTCAGCCTGAGTTTCACATTTCTACTGGAAGTAAATGCAATTGTACGTCTGTGTGGTTTTCAATGGTAAACTTCTAGCACAAGCAAATTCTGCATGTTGTAAGTCTTCTAGCATAGAGTTAGAAACCATCTGCAGCTTACTTCCCTCACCTTTCCCAGCTAGCTGTTGTCACTTTTCCCTGTCTacaccccacctcacccacacTTAGTCCAGTTTTACCTGTGCATGAGATCATCCTACCAACCACCcgcatttcctttttctttctaaaatttttttgtcGCTGCACTTCATATGCAGGATCtttcttagttcccagaccaggggctgAAGTGCTTCCTGCCatggagcgcagagtcttaacactggaccaccaggcaagttcccATCTGCATTTTCAGTTCCCTACATGCACTGACCTCAGAGACCCAATTGTTCCCCCTAGACTTGGTTTTTTTCTCTGACCTTGTAATGGACACATACTGTCTTTCCACTGAGATGGCGCAGGAGCGTACAAGACTGTTGCTCGGTGTCCTCATTCTTCTTATGAAACAGCTGGTGGAGGATCCTCTTAATCACGGGGTAAGTGGCAGCACCTTCCAGAGCCAGGCACTGAGCTGCAGCCCAGCTGTCCACGGTATTACCTGCCACAGTGAGGTGAAAAAGGCCAGAATAGCCGTCTTTTCTCCCCACAGAGAGAGCAGCGTCTGGGTTGGTACACAAGACTGCTACTTGCCTCACTTCACAGGTAGGTGCCTGTACCCCCTCAGTCTGCTGTTCAATCTCTAATTTAAATCCCATGTAAATGGGTCATATCGAGGTTCTAAATGTAGGTTGAAAATCTTAACCTGATAAGTCAGATCCTAAAGTGTTTTTGTTTGGTAACAGGGCAATAAGTCACTTCTGGCCTGAGTGAACAGTTGTTCCTCTTGCTAGAGACTGGGAAGTCTGAAGTGGAAGCTTTCTTAAGACAGACGAATTAAGTTGTTGAGTGTCTCTGTGCAGAAGGCCAAACTGGTCACACAGGTGTCCTCCACCCCTGCCACCATGCAAGGAGCAAGTCCATCTTTCAGAGTAGTTAGGTACCAGAGCCTGTCAACATCAGACAGAACCTTTTGCTGGTATCACACCAACAATGCATGTGGACAGTGCCTGCAAGTTAATGTGCAAAAATGGAAGCATGATGTGTTCAAgtaggttttttaatttttagaagtatTCTTTAATCTTATTACattatctttttaattgaaaaatctaACAGGAAAGGGGACATGGTTTAGCCAAATACATCTATGACACGGTTAGCCCAGGTACCACTAGGTGGCAGTGTACCTGTCTTGTAAAGTACCTGGGAGGAAGAAATCCTCTTATCTAAAGTAAGAGCGTGATGGTGGAGAGGGAGGGATCAGGAAAAGCTGATGGTGAGATGTTCTTTCTTTACCCCATATTTCCAGGTCGGAAGTAACAAGGAGTAACTCACCCTTCAGAAGGACAGTCTGCATAACTTCCTGGGCAAGAGGATTATGTGACTGTATGGCATATTGGCATACTGCTGCGGCCATCCGCACATTGGCATTCTTGTCACAAAGAGCAGCCATTAGCGGGGGCTGTAGAACCTCTGGCAAGTCCTGAATAGGTAAGGCTTTCATAGCTTCCTTGTCTGTGATCAAAAGAGAGCCAGTAAGAGGGTGTTAGCTAGtccctttgcttttctctaaaaCACAGCGTTTCCCCTGTAGCCATATGGGGGTCATTTCAGCCTCAGTTACAGATGCTTACTGCTACTTAATTAGAATTTAGCTGAACCCCTACAATGGGTGGGATTTTAAGGCTAACTTTTGTGCTGGATATTCCTGTTCTCCCATCTTTATCATCTGGTCTCTGCAGAACTGTATTCAGGCCAAATGAATATGTTTCCTACTAGGCTATGGTGACTATCACCATGAGTTTTagtgatgaaaataaatttttgtaattttagtAATAATAGCAAATATATTTAGGTAGTGCTTTGCCACTTGGATAGTGTTTCATATTCATTATCTCCTTCAGTCTTCTAACCCTCACTGAAGTAGGCAAGGCAGGTATTACTGTGGAGCTCACCTGAAACATGTGTTTTTcaggaatccttttttttttttttttttttacacactaCAAAATACAATGCATGCTACACAATATGCTGCATAATCTACTAGCAGGGATAGAAGAGCATGACTGAGTTGTTCTTCATCAACCAGGAAAACGTTTCCTTAATCAATGTTCTCCAAACCCTTTGACACATAGTAACGGTTTACTCCAGAGACGGGCCTATCTCTTTCCATCAAATACCACTGATAGGAATAATGGGCAACCCTTTTCTCCTTGCCCCCATTACTGAACCTGTGGATGCGCGAGGTGGCCATTCCCGGGATGAGCAAGCACACGCCCATGATGGCGATCCCAGGGAGAACCTCGAACCACATCGCGATGCCGTTCCCGAGGCCAAACACTCCCTTCCAGGTCCCTTCTCCTTTTAGGTTTAACTAAACAGCCTCATAAGACTATCATAGGCCATAGTCTTCGGAAGGAAATGGGACAGGAACATAGTTTGCCCACAGGGAAGCATCAGTGTTCCTTTTGTCAAGAGTTCTTGAGAATGGTTTGTCTAGCACTCTGGGGACAGTTCATGAGCATAGAATTGACTCTGGGCATAAGTCTTATGTTCCACCAGAGTTATTATCCCTTTTATATAACAACTCCATAGATGTAATTCCAGGGTCCTCAAAGGGCCTGCCTTGATAAGTCACAGCATTCCTGGGAGCCTGGAGGATGGCACCTCCTTCAGGCATGTATGTTTCACTTGTAGTTGTTCCCAGTCCAAACGTCATTTAGCAGTCAGGGTTCATTTTTATCATAAGCTATGTGGCCTGTGAAGATAATTTCTGTCCTTACCAGGTTATTGGGGCAACAGGTAGGCATTTAACTAAAGCTCATTTCTCAAGTAGAAGGGTAAACTGTTGTGTTAAATTTTTGTCCACAACTATCCTCCCATTTTTAGTATGAAGTTCAGAGAGGATAAGTGACTTCCCACGATATGGCAGAGCTAGACTTATAGCTacgattttatataaaat is a window of Ovis canadensis isolate MfBH-ARS-UI-01 breed Bighorn chromosome 7, ARS-UI_OviCan_v2, whole genome shotgun sequence DNA encoding:
- the RIOX1 gene encoding ribosomal oxygenase 1 is translated as MDGLRASAGLLRRGRLRRRRQQQPHSGSVLALPLRPRKIRRQLRRSVSSRMAALRAQTLQSEDLEDSRVESTVAEPGDPLAGGAAALSDANGREPHGQLGPAELLEASPASRSLQTPRSLVEAQTPAARLVEAHTPPVRLLEAPALPARLVPASGPSARLVETSALLCSAQHTAAVPPSVAPATLSGPQGESTGEELPWDSPLQRILAELNRIPSSRRRAARLFEWLIAPMPPDHFYRRLWEREAVLVRRQDQSYYQGLFSTADLDSILRNEEVQFGQHLDAARYVNGRRETLNPPGRALPAAAWSLYRAGCSLRLLCPQAFSTTVWQFLAVLQEQFGSMAGSNVYLTPPNSQGFAPHYDDIEAFVLQLEGRKLWRVYRPRVPTEELALTSSPNFSQDDLGEPVLQTVLEPGDLLYFPRGFIHQAECQDGVHSLHLTLSTYQRNTWGDFLEAVLPLAVQAAMEENVEFRRGLPRDFMDYMGAQHSDSKDPRRTAFMEKVRVLVARLGHFAPVDAVADQRAKDFIHDSLPPVLTDRERALSVYGLPIRWEAGEPVNVGAQLTTETEVHMLQDGIARLVGEGGHLFLYYTVENSRVYHLEEPKCLEIYPQQADAMELLLRSYPEFVRVGDLPCDTVEDQLSLATMLYDKGLLLTKMPLT